In a single window of the Halobaculum lipolyticum genome:
- a CDS encoding glycosyltransferase, whose product MRTGRIAIAHKDYDVRGGGEVLAEELARTFEAPLYVGHGDPANQPDDGEVDVRELAPGSPLHRLMRRDGAIRGIGHMLHWRDNAHAALGEYEVVVTSGNEPLWWLPADRQTVVAYTHSPPRWLYDRYHESEGFVGRTYQQFQRRLYEGAVKRPDLFVANSDLVARRIRRYWSVPDERIRTVYPPVDTAAFSPEDAPTGDYWLALSRLDAAKHTADVVEAVAERGDRLVVAGDGPERERLERLAGPTVEFVGYVDEAEKRELLSGARACVYAAANEDFGMVPVEAMAAGTPVVGVDDGFTAFQVRDGVNGVVFERGALAAALDRFERDGVRWDGDQIAAFARANFSVERFRREMREAVVDAVEAASVEPEWVLPPECVPGDAGEESDAAEQDAGWSGSEGAPVPDRGRDR is encoded by the coding sequence GTGCGGACGGGACGCATCGCCATCGCGCACAAAGACTACGACGTACGGGGCGGCGGGGAGGTGCTCGCCGAGGAGCTGGCACGGACGTTCGAGGCGCCGCTGTACGTCGGCCACGGCGACCCGGCGAACCAACCCGACGACGGCGAGGTGGACGTGCGGGAACTGGCCCCCGGAAGCCCGCTCCACCGGCTGATGCGCCGCGACGGGGCGATCCGCGGGATCGGGCACATGCTCCACTGGCGCGACAACGCCCACGCCGCCCTCGGCGAGTACGAGGTCGTGGTCACGAGCGGGAACGAGCCGCTGTGGTGGCTCCCCGCCGACCGGCAGACGGTCGTCGCGTACACCCACAGCCCGCCGCGCTGGCTGTACGACCGCTACCACGAGAGCGAGGGGTTCGTCGGCCGGACGTACCAGCAGTTCCAGCGGCGGCTGTACGAGGGGGCGGTGAAGCGGCCGGACCTGTTCGTCGCCAACTCCGACCTCGTGGCTCGGCGCATCCGGCGCTACTGGAGCGTCCCCGACGAGCGGATCCGGACGGTGTACCCGCCGGTCGACACGGCGGCGTTCTCCCCCGAGGACGCGCCGACGGGGGACTACTGGCTCGCGCTGTCGCGCCTCGACGCGGCGAAACACACCGCCGACGTCGTCGAGGCGGTCGCCGAGCGGGGCGACCGGCTGGTCGTCGCCGGCGACGGGCCCGAGCGCGAGCGGCTCGAACGCCTCGCCGGCCCGACCGTCGAGTTCGTCGGCTACGTCGACGAGGCGGAGAAGCGGGAGTTGCTGTCGGGGGCGAGAGCGTGCGTGTACGCCGCCGCCAACGAGGACTTCGGGATGGTCCCGGTGGAGGCGATGGCCGCCGGCACGCCGGTCGTCGGCGTCGACGACGGGTTCACCGCGTTCCAGGTTCGCGACGGGGTCAACGGCGTCGTGTTCGAGCGCGGCGCGCTCGCGGCGGCGCTCGACCGGTTCGAGCGCGACGGCGTCCGCTGGGACGGCGATCAGATCGCCGCGTTCGCCCGCGCGAACTTCTCGGTCGAGCGCTTCCGCCGGGAGATGCGCGAGGCGGTCGTCGACGCCGTCGAGGCGGCCAGCGTCGAGCCGGAGTGGGTCCTGCCGCCCGAGTGCGTCCCGGGCGACGCCGGCGAGGAGAGCGACGCCGCCGAGCAGGACGCCGGATGGAGCGGATCGGAGGGGGCGCCGGTGCCAGATCGGGGGCGCGATCGATGA
- a CDS encoding class I SAM-dependent methyltransferase gives MSRMGVDADDRTPAVAADGPAADGPAADGDPGAGTARLNLGCGDDYREGWHNVDVAASVAPDEVVDLAERPWPWPDDAWTHVRAEHVLEHLDPVPWDELTRVLAPGGRLELVYPIGHTRFEDPSHAGFWNYHTAEALVGDRAHGHQFVAGLTLVSREVEWDLSIRSRLLRLWVRWHLFRDGPGPWLSQVPGLYGEVRAEYVPASPERTRDDGSDGPTTGGDG, from the coding sequence ATGAGCCGGATGGGGGTCGACGCCGACGACCGCACGCCCGCCGTCGCCGCCGACGGACCCGCCGCCGACGGACCCGCCGCCGACGGGGATCCCGGCGCCGGCACCGCACGGCTCAACCTCGGCTGCGGCGACGACTACCGCGAGGGGTGGCACAACGTCGACGTCGCCGCGAGCGTCGCCCCCGACGAGGTGGTCGACCTCGCCGAACGCCCGTGGCCGTGGCCCGACGACGCGTGGACGCACGTGCGGGCCGAACACGTCCTCGAACACCTCGACCCCGTCCCGTGGGACGAGTTGACCCGCGTGCTGGCCCCGGGCGGACGACTGGAACTGGTGTACCCCATCGGTCACACGCGGTTCGAGGACCCCAGCCACGCGGGGTTCTGGAACTACCACACCGCCGAGGCGCTCGTCGGCGACCGCGCCCACGGCCACCAGTTCGTGGCGGGGCTGACGCTCGTGTCGCGCGAGGTCGAGTGGGACCTGTCGATCCGGAGCCGCCTGCTACGGCTGTGGGTGCGCTGGCACCTGTTCCGGGACGGTCCCGGCCCGTGGCTCTCGCAGGTCCCGGGCCTGTACGGCGAGGTGCGCGCCGAGTACGTGCCGGCGTCGCCGGAGCGGACGCGGGACGACGGATCGGACGGCCCGACGACGGGGGGCGACGGATGA